One genomic segment of Candidatus Poribacteria bacterium includes these proteins:
- the ychF gene encoding redox-regulated ATPase YchF encodes MKIGIVGRPQVGKTTVFNTLAQSTAEIGGYTSRGQINLSTANVPDERLEQIAKISESGKTTPATIDYVDVAGVTKSEMEHAELDSGMLAELRTVDALAHVVRLFEDERVPHVDGSVDAERDIESVALEFALADLQIVEGRLTRLRKQFQNQKLPEQQSEIRLLEACQKTLEAGKPLRILDLSANEEKLIRGYGFLTQKPLLLVCNIGETQLQAADEIFQRFTKYKTAPQTEVIILAAQLEMELSQLDETDTEIFMEELGLRESALERFIQTSYRLLGLLTFFTTGPVETRAWTLREGQTAVDAAGRVHTDFATGFIRSETINWADLVACGSYPEARSKGLLRAEGKTYQVQEGDVLLILANPTH; translated from the coding sequence ATGAAGATAGGTATCGTCGGCAGACCCCAAGTCGGCAAAACGACAGTGTTTAACACATTAGCGCAGTCCACCGCAGAAATTGGGGGCTACACCAGCCGCGGGCAAATAAATCTGAGCACTGCCAACGTCCCAGATGAACGCTTGGAACAGATAGCAAAGATATCCGAATCTGGAAAAACAACACCTGCCACAATTGACTACGTAGACGTTGCGGGTGTAACAAAATCGGAGATGGAACACGCAGAGTTAGATTCTGGAATGCTCGCAGAACTCCGGACAGTCGATGCCCTTGCCCATGTCGTCAGGCTCTTTGAAGACGAAAGGGTTCCACACGTTGATGGAAGTGTTGACGCAGAACGGGATATTGAAAGCGTCGCCCTTGAGTTCGCGTTGGCAGATTTGCAGATCGTCGAAGGGAGACTGACTCGGCTCCGTAAGCAATTTCAAAACCAGAAACTCCCCGAACAGCAAAGTGAAATTCGGCTCTTAGAGGCGTGCCAGAAAACCCTTGAGGCTGGAAAACCGCTCCGAATTCTCGACCTCTCCGCGAATGAAGAGAAGTTAATACGGGGTTACGGGTTTTTGACCCAGAAACCGTTGTTGTTAGTGTGTAACATCGGTGAAACCCAACTACAGGCGGCTGATGAAATTTTCCAACGCTTTACGAAATATAAGACGGCACCCCAAACGGAAGTCATTATTCTCGCTGCGCAACTGGAAATGGAGTTATCGCAACTCGATGAAACGGATACCGAAATTTTCATGGAGGAACTGGGATTGCGCGAATCGGCTTTAGAGCGGTTCATCCAGACTTCGTATCGGTTATTAGGGCTGCTCACGTTCTTTACAACCGGTCCCGTCGAGACACGCGCATGGACGCTGCGTGAGGGACAGACGGCTGTAGATGCAGCGGGACGTGTTCACACGGATTTCGCGACAGGTTTCATCCGTTCTGAAACAATTAACTGGGCTGACTTAGTCGCGTGCGGCAGTTACCCAGAGGCACGAAGTAAAGGGTTGCTGCGCGCCGAGGGCAAGACCTATCAGGTCCAAGAAGGTGATGTTTTACTCATTCTGGCGAACCCGACCCACTAA
- a CDS encoding 1-acyl-sn-glycerol-3-phosphate acyltransferase produces MWYTNNQFWTSRSVYRWAHRLTNLFCKTMGRLETRGIHHIPREGGVLLVSNHVSFLDPVIVGSAASREIHYMARSNAFEIPGLGRLISTYNAYPVNRGAPDLGALRNTISLLKGGSAVLIFPEGTRSVDGTLGKARDGACFIAHRAGVPTIPVFHSGAERMLPRNSKRLRRSKLTVVFGAPLELTAEGFETKREMYQQMGNQMMEAIADLRDSVLVGRVRQNE; encoded by the coding sequence ATGTGGTATACCAATAATCAGTTCTGGACCTCTCGTTCGGTCTATCGGTGGGCACATCGACTTACAAACCTTTTCTGTAAAACGATGGGACGTCTTGAAACGCGAGGCATTCATCATATTCCGAGGGAAGGTGGGGTGCTCCTTGTCTCGAATCACGTGAGTTTTCTGGATCCCGTGATCGTGGGGTCCGCCGCCAGTCGTGAGATCCATTATATGGCGCGGAGTAATGCATTTGAAATTCCTGGGTTAGGGAGGCTCATCTCAACCTATAATGCCTATCCTGTCAATAGGGGTGCCCCTGACTTAGGGGCGTTACGAAATACAATCTCTCTCCTGAAAGGGGGGTCCGCCGTGCTTATATTTCCCGAAGGCACTCGGAGTGTCGATGGCACGTTGGGTAAAGCGCGGGACGGTGCCTGTTTTATTGCACACCGAGCAGGTGTCCCAACGATCCCTGTTTTCCATAGCGGCGCGGAACGAATGTTGCCCCGCAACAGTAAGCGACTGCGTCGGTCGAAACTCACTGTCGTTTTCGGTGCCCCTCTTGAACTGACTGCCGAAGGGTTTGAGACGAAGCGCGAGATGTATCAACAAATGGGTAATCAGATGATGGAGGCAATCGCTGATTTGCGGGATAGTGTGTTAGTGGGTCGGGTTCGCCAGAATGAGTAA
- a CDS encoding (d)CMP kinase, translating to MTIAIDGPAGSGKSTVARRVAEKLRLLYLDSGAMYRAVTLLALQEGLAADSPKLIDRVEACHIEFTDNGRTILLNTEDVSAQIRTPAVNRFVADVAKIPEIRREIVKHQQRIGAEGRIIAEGRDLTTIVFPNADFKFYLDASVTERAKRRLAELQAQNEDATLAAVEAEIRERDEKDTTREHSPLQMAPDAIVVDTTDKTIEEVVDFLLTCVCANEQQE from the coding sequence GTGACGATTGCGATAGATGGACCCGCCGGGTCTGGGAAAAGCACAGTGGCTCGGCGGGTCGCAGAAAAACTCCGACTGCTGTATCTCGATTCTGGCGCGATGTATCGAGCGGTGACGCTGTTGGCATTACAGGAAGGACTCGCAGCGGATAGCCCGAAATTGATTGACCGTGTGGAAGCGTGTCATATCGAATTCACGGATAATGGTAGGACAATTCTGCTTAATACGGAGGATGTTTCTGCCCAGATCCGGACACCAGCCGTCAATAGATTCGTCGCAGATGTCGCGAAGATCCCAGAGATTCGCCGTGAAATTGTGAAACACCAACAGCGGATCGGTGCTGAAGGGCGCATTATCGCTGAGGGGAGAGACTTAACGACGATCGTTTTCCCGAACGCCGATTTTAAATTCTATCTTGATGCCTCTGTGACGGAGCGCGCAAAACGTAGACTCGCCGAACTCCAAGCACAAAACGAAGATGCGACGTTAGCAGCGGTTGAAGCTGAGATTCGCGAGCGAGATGAAAAAGATACAACGCGAGAACACAGTCCTTTGCAGATGGCTCCTGACGCGATTGTTGTTGATACAACTGATAAAACGATTGAAGAAGTGGTTGATTTTCTTCTTACATGTGTGTGTGCAAACGAGCAGCAAGAGTAG
- a CDS encoding prephenate dehydrogenase/arogenate dehydrogenase family protein: MGHIQQLRRITIWGVGLIGGSLGLALKKNGFQGQRVGLGRNIGRLEKALQCDAVDVVTTEVEEGLYESDLVVLCTPVELVPVLVQRIVEVVDSQQSVVLTDVGSTKSVLVRTIEAQLQKQGSDTFAFVGAHPMAGSHETGVDAAHATLFESATCILTPTESTDQDSLQRVKNLWEFVGAVPHLLSPETHDLLIGAASHLPHLIASLLTNTVANVETEQQKALDFTATGFRDSTRIAAGSPDLWTGIFSQNRDVLLSLIDDIVNNLTEFKTLLQTDDLPEIERVLLEAQTIVEKRRKALGGV, translated from the coding sequence ATGGGACACATACAACAACTTCGTCGAATTACAATATGGGGTGTCGGTTTAATTGGGGGATCGCTTGGACTCGCTCTGAAAAAGAATGGATTTCAAGGGCAACGCGTCGGGTTGGGGCGGAATATCGGTAGACTCGAAAAGGCACTTCAATGCGATGCCGTTGATGTAGTTACAACAGAAGTTGAAGAAGGACTCTATGAAAGCGACCTTGTCGTCCTGTGCACCCCTGTTGAACTGGTGCCAGTGTTGGTCCAACGTATTGTTGAGGTTGTGGATAGCCAACAATCTGTGGTGTTGACGGATGTCGGGAGTACGAAATCGGTGTTGGTGCGGACGATTGAGGCGCAGTTACAAAAACAGGGTTCGGATACCTTCGCTTTTGTCGGCGCGCATCCGATGGCAGGCTCACACGAAACCGGCGTAGACGCAGCGCACGCAACGCTTTTTGAAAGCGCGACGTGTATTTTGACCCCTACAGAAAGCACGGATCAAGATTCCTTACAACGGGTTAAAAATCTGTGGGAATTTGTCGGCGCAGTGCCACATCTCCTCTCTCCAGAAACCCACGATCTGCTCATCGGTGCCGCAAGCCATCTCCCGCATCTCATTGCGAGTCTGCTCACCAATACCGTTGCGAATGTGGAAACCGAACAGCAAAAAGCCTTGGACTTTACAGCGACCGGCTTTCGGGATTCCACACGTATTGCAGCGGGTTCACCTGACTTGTGGACCGGTATTTTCTCCCAAAACAGAGATGTCCTTTTATCCCTCATAGATGACATAGTTAACAACTTAACTGAATTCAAAACTCTGCTTCAGACGGATGACCTTCCTGAGATTGAACGTGTACTTCTGGAGGCGCAAACTATCGTCGAGAAGCGCAGAAAAGCCTTAGGAGGCGTATGA
- a CDS encoding tetratricopeptide repeat protein, which produces MNTVKEAHYNRGIAYLETKQYNRAVTEFEAAIKLDADFIGAHCALCRAYLEQDELEKASTLVITTLKLDAAYQPAILLRETITQAYYDSGKAYLNAERYTEAVSTFQKALTLNADLARNSQVAAIDNKHIYAHLGATYIRLHAYQEAIEALQNAIALDADLVDAHYYLGYAYVEQGSYDKAIPHLEQVIAIAPHLKRAHYNLARAYRESGNLEAATDAVTATLKLDPNYQPAQELADLLKQGHK; this is translated from the coding sequence ATGAATACCGTAAAAGAAGCACACTATAATCGCGGCATTGCTTATTTGGAAACGAAACAATATAACAGAGCCGTCACTGAGTTTGAGGCAGCCATAAAGTTGGATGCGGATTTCATTGGTGCTCACTGCGCGCTCTGTCGAGCGTATCTTGAACAGGACGAATTAGAGAAAGCCAGCACTTTGGTCATCACGACACTAAAACTGGATGCCGCCTACCAACCCGCGATACTACTCCGTGAAACGATAACACAAGCATACTATGACAGCGGCAAAGCGTATCTCAATGCCGAACGCTATACAGAAGCCGTTTCAACGTTCCAGAAAGCCCTAACCCTTAATGCCGATTTAGCGCGCAACTCACAGGTCGCTGCTATCGATAATAAGCATATCTATGCACATCTCGGTGCGACTTACATTAGACTACACGCGTATCAGGAGGCAATCGAGGCGTTACAAAACGCGATCGCCTTAGATGCCGATCTTGTCGATGCCCATTACTACCTCGGCTATGCTTACGTGGAACAGGGATCCTACGACAAAGCAATCCCGCACCTTGAACAGGTCATAGCCATTGCTCCCCACCTTAAACGGGCACATTATAACCTCGCACGTGCCTACCGAGAATCAGGCAATTTGGAAGCGGCGACAGACGCCGTTACAGCGACCTTAAAACTTGATCCCAATTATCAGCCTGCTCAGGAACTCGCAGACCTACTGAAGCAGGGACACAAATAA
- a CDS encoding type II toxin-antitoxin system VapC family toxin, translating to MNEVFADTSGWASFFREQERHHVRAVTLMTRWAAENRHIVTTNYVLGELIALCVRLRVPRSRSISYIQSIRAETWIEIVHIDERLDARAWELLENRLDKTWSLVDCASFVVMEQRGLTDALTTDHHFEQAGFVRFLS from the coding sequence ATGAATGAGGTCTTCGCGGATACCTCCGGATGGGCCTCTTTCTTTCGGGAGCAGGAACGCCATCATGTGAGGGCTGTTACCTTAATGACGCGGTGGGCAGCAGAAAATCGGCACATTGTCACGACAAACTATGTGCTGGGTGAGCTCATCGCCCTCTGCGTGCGTTTGCGAGTGCCGCGTTCGAGAAGTATTTCTTATATCCAGAGCATCCGCGCCGAGACGTGGATCGAAATCGTACATATCGACGAGCGACTTGACGCACGAGCGTGGGAGTTACTGGAAAACAGATTGGATAAGACGTGGAGCTTGGTTGACTGTGCAAGTTTTGTTGTCATGGAACAGCGAGGCTTGACAGATGCGCTAACGACGGATCATCATTTTGAACAAGCTGGCTTTGTCCGGTTTCTTTCGTGA
- a CDS encoding ferredoxin--NADP reductase translates to MGRRRRSRAQYLKGELIEREDFSEDLAAFKFRVDKQVPFIPGQYATIGFQVDEKIVQRPYSIVSSPHEPFMEVFVELVPEGATTPLFWELKLGDSVFIRDRLVGRFVLDTESGMTRHVMAGTVTGAAPYISIARTQKIEQEQGKASPHQILAIVGASLSWELGYYADELNELAAQEEWFTFVQTVSRPWEDPEWQGESGRAEDVIRKYGDQLGYDHTNAVVYACGHPQMIENAKAIWARARFPEERIKEEKFFVIKEE, encoded by the coding sequence ATGGGAAGAAGAAGACGCTCCAGAGCGCAATATTTAAAGGGTGAATTGATTGAACGTGAAGACTTTTCTGAAGATTTAGCCGCGTTCAAATTCCGTGTTGATAAACAGGTGCCGTTCATACCCGGGCAATACGCTACGATCGGTTTTCAAGTTGACGAAAAGATCGTCCAACGTCCGTATTCGATCGTTTCCTCACCGCACGAGCCGTTTATGGAGGTCTTCGTGGAATTGGTGCCGGAGGGTGCGACGACTCCCCTGTTTTGGGAACTGAAATTGGGGGACAGCGTGTTTATTCGGGACCGTCTCGTTGGCAGGTTCGTCTTGGACACGGAAAGTGGTATGACACGCCACGTGATGGCGGGAACTGTCACGGGTGCTGCCCCATATATTAGTATCGCGCGGACGCAAAAGATTGAGCAGGAACAGGGCAAAGCGAGTCCACATCAGATTTTAGCGATCGTCGGTGCGAGCCTTTCATGGGAACTTGGATATTACGCGGATGAACTCAACGAACTCGCCGCACAAGAAGAGTGGTTCACGTTTGTCCAGACGGTGAGTCGTCCGTGGGAGGACCCGGAATGGCAAGGTGAGAGCGGACGTGCCGAAGATGTGATTCGGAAATACGGGGATCAACTCGGTTACGATCACACAAATGCGGTCGTTTATGCGTGTGGACACCCACAGATGATCGAGAATGCGAAAGCGATCTGGGCGCGTGCGCGTTTCCCTGAAGAACGGATTAAAGAGGAAAAATTCTTCGTGATTAAAGAGGAGTAG